The DNA window AAGAAGTACCTGGCGAGCCTCGGCATCAGCGTGCGCGGCTACATGAGCCAGCTCGGCCCTATCGAGATTCCGTTCAAGGGGTGGGAGAGTGTCGAGCAGAACGCGTTCTTCAGCCCCGATGCGGACAAGGTGCCGGAGCTGGAGGCCTATATGGACCAGTTGCGCCGGGACCAGGATTCGGTCGGCGCGAAGATTACCGTGGTCGCTGAGGGCGTATTGCCGGGTCTCGGCGAGCCGATCTTCGACCGCCTGGACGCCGACCTGGCCCATGCCCTGATGAGCATCAACGCGGTCAAGGGCGTCGAGATCGGTGCGGGCTTCGCCAGTGTCGCCCAGCGCGGCACCGAGCATCGTGATGAGCTGACGCCCGAAGGTTTCCTGTCCAACAACGCCGGCGGCATCCTCGGCGGGATCTCCAGTGGCCAGCCGATCGTTGCCCATATCGCGCTCAAACCGACGTCCAGCATCACCACGCCGGGCCGCTCCATCGATGTCGACGGCAATCCGGTGGAGGTGGTGACCAAGGGGCGTCATGACCCCTGTGTCGGCATTCGCGCCACGCCCATCGCCGAGGCGATGATGGCCATCGTGCTGCTCGACCACCTGCTGCGTCACCGTGCGCAGAATGCCGAGGTGAAGGTGAATACGCCGGTGCTGGGGCAGTTATGAGCATTCTCGGCATCTATCTCCAGGCGCAGCCCGAGCAGCCGCTCAAGATGCTGACC is part of the Pseudomonas sp. ABC1 genome and encodes:
- the aroC gene encoding chorismate synthase codes for the protein MSGNTYGKLFTVTTAGESHGPALVAIVDGCPPGLELSLEDLQRDLDRRKPGTSRHTTQRQEADEVEILSGVFEGRTTGCAIGLLIRNTDQKSKDYSAIKDLFRPAHADYSYHHKYGLRDYRGGGRSSARETAMRVAAGAIAKKYLASLGISVRGYMSQLGPIEIPFKGWESVEQNAFFSPDADKVPELEAYMDQLRRDQDSVGAKITVVAEGVLPGLGEPIFDRLDADLAHALMSINAVKGVEIGAGFASVAQRGTEHRDELTPEGFLSNNAGGILGGISSGQPIVAHIALKPTSSITTPGRSIDVDGNPVEVVTKGRHDPCVGIRATPIAEAMMAIVLLDHLLRHRAQNAEVKVNTPVLGQL